The Deltaproteobacteria bacterium genomic interval TCCAGCCAACGCCGGTTTCAAATCCGAAGGCACTTATTTGGTCAGATGAAATGGTCCAGCGTTTGGGGATCGACTTAGAGAGTTGGGGTTTAGAGACCTTCTCGCAAGTCTTCTCGGGCAATCAGCTTCTCCCAGGCATGGATCCCGTGGCTACTTGTTACGGCGGATATCAGTTTGGGAGTTGGGCCGGTCAATTAGGTGACGGGCGTGCCATTTCATTGGGAGAAGTGGTGGCGGGCGCTGAACGTTGGGAAATCCAGCTCAAGGGATCTGGGCCTACTCCATATTCTAGAATGGGTGACGGACGAGCGGTGATGCGTTCATCGATTCGTGAGTTTCTGTGTTCGGAAGCAATGCACGCACTCGGCGTACCCACCACACGGGCCCTGAGTTTGGTTGCGACCGGTGATCAGATTTTGCGGGACATGTTTTACGATGGCAATGCGGCTTATGAACCGGGTGCTATTGTTTGCCGTGCCGCTCCGTCATTTCTGCGCTTTGGTCATTTTGAGATTCTTTCAGCTCAAAAGGATAAAGCGCTTCTAAAGCGATTGGCCGATTATGCCATCTCTACGCATTTCCCGGAGCTTGGCTCGGTGGATGATGAGGGCATTTACTTAAAGTGGTTTCAGGAAGTATGCAGGCGTACTGCTGATATGATTGTCCACTGGACGCGGGTGGGATTTGTGCATGGCGTGATGAATACAGACAACATGTCTGTTTTAGGGCTTACGATTGATTACGGACCTTATGGCTGGCTTGAAGCCTACGACACTTCTTGGACGCCTAATACCACCGATGCAGGACAACGGCGCTACAGCTTCGGGAATCAAGCACAAATGGCCATGTGGAATCTTGCAAGGTTTGCCGAGTCTTTGACTCCCTTGGTCACGGATACCAAGAAGTTAGAAGAGGCCATTTTAGGTGAGTATGGCGACAGGTTTACAACCACGCACAAGGAGATGGCCTTGCGCAAGATTGGCATCACAAACGTTCGTGAGGAAGAAGATGATGCTTTGCTAGAAGGGCTCGGTAAGTGTTTACGCTTGGTCCAAACCGATATGACTTTGTTTTATCGAAGGCTGGCAGAGATCAAAGTAGGGCAGGTGGAAGTCCAAAGCCTAACCGAGGCTGATATCATGAAGCCGTTAGAGGATGCATGGTATCAACCAGAGGGTATCTCCGCCGAGCATCGAAAAAAAATCGCCGGGTGGTTACAACGCTATATGAAGCGGTTGACCGAGGAAAAGCGCACGGATGCGGAGCGTAAGGCGCTGATGAATGAAACGAACCCCAAGTATGTCATGCGTAATTATCTTGCTCAGCTGGCAATAGAGAAGCTGGAGAACGGTGATGAGTCCGTGTTGCACGAGCTAATGGAAGTGATGAAGCGGCCTTACGACGAACAGCCAAGTTTTGAGCGGTTCGCTGAGAAAATGCCTGAATGGGCACGGCATAAAGCTGGGTGCTCTATGCTCTCTTGTAGTTCTTAGAGTTGAGCGTTAAGGATGCGGCGTAAATTACAGAGCGTCATCATTACTATGACCGGAGAAGAGTGTGTGGGATGTCTGATTCACTAAAGTTGTTCAGCCGTATTTCTTGGGCCGAAGGTATTTCATTCCTTGTGCTTTTGTTTATTGCGATGCCACTCAAATATGGTCTTGGAATTGCGATGGCGGTGAAATTGGTGGGCTGGGCTCACGGTGTGCTTTTTATCTTATATTTTGGTTTTGGTTTGCGGGCAGCGCAGGCTGAGGGCTGGGGTATGAAAACGATAAGCATAGCGGTGTTGGCTTCTGTGATCCCTTTCGGCCCCTTTGTGCTGGAGCGGCATTTAAGCTCTCTTCAAGGAGCAGTATAGATTGCCGTTGGTTCTTGGTGTTGAGTCTTAGATGGCTCCACTTAATTCAGCAATAATGGTTTGCTCCTCGCTTTCGGTTTGAGTCGTCACAACTTCTTTGCGCCGTGAGGAATAGTTTGAAAGATTTGGCTCTTTAGCCATGCCACAAACTGCGGATGCGCAAAGTATGCTAGCGCCTACGATTCGAATTGCCCATTTTCGCATTTGAATTGTTCGTTGGTTCTTCACGGCTCTTGTCCTTTACTTCGTTCTTACACCTTAGGGAGTGCAGGTCGCGTGCCATGTGTGAAAATCGGGAAGTTTGATGAAAGTGCCGGATTAACAAGCGGTTGAAAGACCGATGCGAGGATGCAGCGGTAGCCTCGGAAGATTTCCCCTAAATCTGTCCAGTTCTATGAGACTAAAATGTGCGAAGCCTCACATTGGCGTTTTTCAAACGTCGATTTTATTGGTTCCGAAGCGAGCATCGGCCAAGTGGAGTGTGATGCGGCTCACAAAGAGCATTGAAGACTGAGTTTTTAAAACTTCAAATCGTCGGATTGATAACGGTTCTATGGCGATGTGTCGAAAAACCGTTGTCCCACATAAGAGGATGCCTGCATGCACGAGATCGCATTATGCTACATGTCCCTGTCGGTAACCGTGAGCGGATGTATGTTGAGGTAGAGGCGGCAGGGCGCTTATAGGCAGGGACGTTGGTGACTAGTTG includes:
- a CDS encoding YdiU family protein, whose product is MSENSITMNFDNSFVRELTGDPELENRRRQVMGACYSRVQPTPVSNPKALIWSDEMVQRLGIDLESWGLETFSQVFSGNQLLPGMDPVATCYGGYQFGSWAGQLGDGRAISLGEVVAGAERWEIQLKGSGPTPYSRMGDGRAVMRSSIREFLCSEAMHALGVPTTRALSLVATGDQILRDMFYDGNAAYEPGAIVCRAAPSFLRFGHFEILSAQKDKALLKRLADYAISTHFPELGSVDDEGIYLKWFQEVCRRTADMIVHWTRVGFVHGVMNTDNMSVLGLTIDYGPYGWLEAYDTSWTPNTTDAGQRRYSFGNQAQMAMWNLARFAESLTPLVTDTKKLEEAILGEYGDRFTTTHKEMALRKIGITNVREEEDDALLEGLGKCLRLVQTDMTLFYRRLAEIKVGQVEVQSLTEADIMKPLEDAWYQPEGISAEHRKKIAGWLQRYMKRLTEEKRTDAERKALMNETNPKYVMRNYLAQLAIEKLENGDESVLHELMEVMKRPYDEQPSFERFAEKMPEWARHKAGCSMLSCSS
- a CDS encoding DUF3817 domain-containing protein; this encodes MSDSLKLFSRISWAEGISFLVLLFIAMPLKYGLGIAMAVKLVGWAHGVLFILYFGFGLRAAQAEGWGMKTISIAVLASVIPFGPFVLERHLSSLQGAV